The genomic window CAGGACCGGATCACCATCGGCGAGCTCACCCAGTTCACCATCTATCTGGGCCATCTGATCTGGCCGATGCTGGCCTTCGGCATGTTGATCAACATCATGGAGCGGGGCCGGGCCTCCTATGACCGGGTCCGGGAACTGCTCTCCATCCGGCCGGACATCACTGACCGGGAGGATGCCCTGGATCAAGTTCCGACAGGGGATATCAGCGTTCAAATCGCCGCCTTCACCTACCCCGGCAAGGAAGAGCCCTCCCTCCGGGACATTTCGGTCGACCTGAAGCGGGGGCAGACCCTGGGGATCGTGGGGAAAACGGGGAGCGGCAAAACCACCTTCTGCCGCCTGCTCCTGCGGGAGTTCGATGTCGAAGAGGGAGCCATTCTTATCGGCGGCATCCCCATCACCCGCTACCGGTTGGGCTGCCTTCGGAAGGCCTTCGGCTACGTTCCCCAGGATCATTTCCTCTTCTCGGCCACCATTGCGGAAAACATCGCCTTCGGCCGACCGGACGCCACCCGGGAGGAGATTGAAAAGGCCGCCCGCCTGGCCTGCATTCACGAGGACATTTTGCAGTTTCCCAAGGGATACGACACCGTGGTCGGCGAGCGGGGGGTCACCTTGTCCGGCGGGCAAAAACAGCGGATCTCCATCGCCCGGGCCCTGCTCATCGACCCGGAAATTCTGATCCTGGACGATTCCCTGTCGGCGGTGGACGCCAAAACGGAAACGGCCATCCTGCAGGCCCTGCGGGCCAACCGGGCCAACCGGACCACCATCATCACCGCCCACCGGTTGAGCGCCGTGGAAAAGGCGGACCACATCCTGGTCCTGGAAAACGGGCGGATCCGGGAACAGGGAACCCACGACCAACTGATGGCCCAGGGCGGCTGGTATGCCGACATGTACCGGCGGCAGCAGCTGGAGTCGCTGGTTGCACAGGGAGGTGTTGCCCGTGGTGATGCGTAGATTGCTCGGCTATCTGAAGCCCCACCGGAAACCCCTGATCCTTGCCTTCGTCGCCCTTCTGGCGGCGACGGCGGCCAACCTGGCCGGACCGATTCTGATCAAGGTGTTTATCGACAATCACCTGATTCCCAGAAACCTCGACCGGTCCGTCATCGCCGGACTCGCCGGCGCCTATCTCCTGCTTCATCTGGCCTCGGTGGGAATCAACTATTTTCAGCTCCTCACCTTCCATAAAATCGCCCAACGGGTGATCCGCCAGCTGCGCATCGACGTATTCACCAAGGTGCAGCACCTGGGCCTGGCCTTTTTCGACAAGACGCCGGGCGGCTCCCTGGTGTCCCGGATCACCAACGACACGGAATCGATCAAGGAATTGTTCATCAGCGTGCTGTCCACCTTTGTGCAGAACTTCGTCATGATCCTGGGCATCTTCGTCGCCATGTTCATCCTCGACGCCCGGCTCGCCCTCTTCTGCCTGGTCCTGATGCCGGTCATTCTCCTGATCATGCAGGCTTACCGCCACTACAGCGCCAAGGCCTACCGCCTCTCCCGGGAGAAACTGAGCCAGCTGAACGCCCGGCTGAACGAATCGATCCAGGGGATGAACATCATCCAGGCATTCCGGCAGGAAGAGCGAATGCGGCGGGAATTCGGCCGCGTCAACCAGGGACGCTACGAAGCGATGATGAAAATCGTCAAGATCAACGGACTTTTGGTCCGGCCGGCGATGGATTTCCTCTACGTCGTGGCGATCATGATCGTCGTCAGCTTCTTCGGCGTGCAATCCTTCAGCCGGGTGGTGGAGATCGGAACCCTGTACGCCTTTCTCAACTATTTGGACCGCCTCTTCGAGCCCGTCAACCAGATCATGTTCCGACTCTCCCAGATGCAGCAGGCGGTGGTGTCGGCGGAACGGGTCTTTGAGCTGATGGATCAGCGGCTGCTCGCTCCCACCCAGGAAGGGGAAGACGATCCCGTCATCCGGGAGGGGCGGATCGAATTTCGAAACGTCAGCTTCTCCTACGACGGCAAGACCGACGTGCTCAAAAACATCTCCTTCACCGCCCACCCCGGCCAGACGGTGGCCCTGGTGGGCCACACCGGGAGCGGGAAAACGACGATCAGCAACCTCCTGCTCCGCTTCTACCCGGTGGAGCGCGGGGAAATCCTGATCGACGGCGTCCCCCTGAAACGGTACAGCGACCGGGAGCTGCGCAGCAAAGTCGGCCTCGTCCTCCAGGATCCCTTTCTCTTTGTCGGGGACGTGAAAAGCAACATCCGCCTTCACAACCCGGACATCACCGACGAAGAGGTGGTGGAGGCGGCCAAATTCGTTCAAGCCGACTCCTTCATCCGCCGGCTCCCCCGGGGTTACGACGAACCCGTCGTCGAGCGCGGAGCCACCTTCTCCAGCGGTCAGCGTCAGCTGATCTCCTTTGCCCGCACCATGGCTTTGAATCCGAAGATCCTGGTGCTGGACGAGGCGACGGCCAGCGTGGACACCGAGACGGAGGAGGCGATCCAGGAAGCCCTGGCCCGGATGCGGCGGGGACGGACCACCATCGCCATCGCCCACCGCCTCTCCACCATCCAGGACGCCGATCTGATTCTGGTGCTGCACCGTGGGGAAATCGTCGAGCGGGGAAC from Planifilum fulgidum includes these protein-coding regions:
- a CDS encoding ABC transporter transmembrane domain-containing protein encodes the protein MSIFRDLWWYFKRERLHYGLGILTLFAVALLELFPPYAVGAIVDAIKQQSLTPGELGKWLFLLGLTAVVLYILRYIWRILLFGAGFRLERLLRQQLYNHYTLLSPRFFHQRRTGDLMAHATNDIEAIELTAGDGVLTLVDSLFMGGAVVFTMAFFIDWQLTLVSLLPMPLMAWATGHYGNLIHRRFHKAQEAFSALNDKVQENISGIRVIKAFGQEEAEKREFEKLTSDVMQKNIAVAKVDALFDPTISLIVGFSFFLAVSFGSYLVIQDRITIGELTQFTIYLGHLIWPMLAFGMLINIMERGRASYDRVRELLSIRPDITDREDALDQVPTGDISVQIAAFTYPGKEEPSLRDISVDLKRGQTLGIVGKTGSGKTTFCRLLLREFDVEEGAILIGGIPITRYRLGCLRKAFGYVPQDHFLFSATIAENIAFGRPDATREEIEKAARLACIHEDILQFPKGYDTVVGERGVTLSGGQKQRISIARALLIDPEILILDDSLSAVDAKTETAILQALRANRANRTTIITAHRLSAVEKADHILVLENGRIREQGTHDQLMAQGGWYADMYRRQQLESLVAQGGVARGDA
- a CDS encoding ABC transporter ATP-binding protein, which encodes MRRLLGYLKPHRKPLILAFVALLAATAANLAGPILIKVFIDNHLIPRNLDRSVIAGLAGAYLLLHLASVGINYFQLLTFHKIAQRVIRQLRIDVFTKVQHLGLAFFDKTPGGSLVSRITNDTESIKELFISVLSTFVQNFVMILGIFVAMFILDARLALFCLVLMPVILLIMQAYRHYSAKAYRLSREKLSQLNARLNESIQGMNIIQAFRQEERMRREFGRVNQGRYEAMMKIVKINGLLVRPAMDFLYVVAIMIVVSFFGVQSFSRVVEIGTLYAFLNYLDRLFEPVNQIMFRLSQMQQAVVSAERVFELMDQRLLAPTQEGEDDPVIREGRIEFRNVSFSYDGKTDVLKNISFTAHPGQTVALVGHTGSGKTTISNLLLRFYPVERGEILIDGVPLKRYSDRELRSKVGLVLQDPFLFVGDVKSNIRLHNPDITDEEVVEAAKFVQADSFIRRLPRGYDEPVVERGATFSSGQRQLISFARTMALNPKILVLDEATASVDTETEEAIQEALARMRRGRTTIAIAHRLSTIQDADLILVLHRGEIVERGTHQELLNKRGLYHKMYLLQQGQGEGEAG